From Neobacillus sp. PS2-9, the proteins below share one genomic window:
- a CDS encoding DUF350 domain-containing protein, with product MENFLLYLVVSLGLLLVGLVLMEVTTKVKEFSLMAKGNKAASYVLGGRLLGLAIVLYSTAANSISLGDMAIWGAIGIVAQIIVFYLAEWLTPRFNVMQSIEEDNQAVGLFLMFLSVSIGVVIAGCLTY from the coding sequence ATGGAGAATTTTTTATTATACTTAGTAGTTTCACTTGGTCTCTTGTTAGTAGGACTTGTGCTGATGGAAGTAACAACAAAAGTAAAGGAATTTTCCTTGATGGCAAAAGGAAATAAAGCAGCGAGTTATGTCCTTGGAGGCAGACTACTGGGTTTAGCCATTGTTTTGTATTCCACTGCTGCTAATTCTATCTCTTTAGGGGATATGGCCATATGGGGAGCGATTGGAATTGTTGCCCAAATTATTGTTTTTTACTTGGCAGAATGGCTTACGCCACGTTTTAACGTTATGCAAAGCATCGAAGAAGATAACCAGGCAGTTGGGTTGTTTCTAATGTTTTTGTCAGTCTCCATCGGAGTTGTCATCGCAGGCTGTTTGACCTATTAA
- a CDS encoding LytTR family transcriptional regulator DNA-binding domain-containing protein: protein MLRAFIVDDEPLARDELAYLLKRSKQVELAGEASGVEDAIDKIENLDIDVVFLDIQLADESGMEIASRINKLDYPPLMVFATAYDEYALKAFELNAADYILKPFDEKRVQQTIEKLLKLLGSKEPNIQVPSKAGLFSNTEKLALTVDEKIILVNVNDILYISTNEGKTIIATGKQKYVVNEPLVTFERKLQNSQIIRVHRSFLVSINWIIEIEPWFNSTYNLIMSDGEKVPVSRTYTKELKQLLGF, encoded by the coding sequence TTGTTACGAGCGTTTATCGTTGATGATGAACCATTGGCCAGGGATGAGTTAGCCTATCTTTTAAAGCGAAGTAAACAGGTGGAATTAGCTGGTGAGGCGAGCGGAGTGGAAGACGCGATAGATAAAATAGAAAACCTTGATATTGACGTGGTTTTTCTAGATATTCAGCTTGCTGATGAAAGCGGAATGGAGATTGCCAGCCGTATTAATAAACTGGATTACCCTCCTTTGATGGTATTTGCCACTGCATATGATGAGTATGCTTTAAAGGCATTTGAATTAAATGCGGCTGATTATATATTAAAACCTTTTGATGAAAAAAGAGTGCAGCAAACCATTGAGAAGCTGTTGAAACTTTTGGGGAGCAAAGAGCCGAATATTCAAGTACCATCAAAGGCAGGCTTATTTTCAAACACGGAAAAACTGGCTCTAACAGTTGATGAGAAAATTATATTAGTAAACGTTAATGACATCCTGTATATTAGCACGAATGAGGGCAAAACAATCATTGCAACTGGAAAACAAAAGTACGTGGTGAATGAACCTTTAGTTACCTTTGAGAGGAAACTACAAAACTCTCAAATTATTCGTGTCCATCGATCGTTTTTAGTCAGTATTAATTGGATTATAGAGATTGAGCCCTGGTTTAATTCTACCTATAATCTGATCATGTCAGACGGGGAGAAGGTTCCGGTCAGCAGAACGTATACAAAAGAATTGAAACAGCTGCTTGGTTTTTAA
- a CDS encoding C39 family peptidase: MKKLLFVIIILIISFIGANTIFAGKFNWQDVVQLKEVVRTKSTDVEPQKETEPLTANKEVLQEEAEPVNEVKLTNTEPSIPDNIMLDVPLLNQMDAPKLYNGCEVTSLAMILNYHGVKVTKNDLAENIKTVPLTYNNGKKGNPNAGFVGNMAKGPGLGVYNGPILELAQKYVGDRAVNLTNHRFEDILKKVGQGLPVWIITTSTFAPVSVFQTWDTPQGKIDITFSEHSVAITGYDETHIYVNDPYGVKNRKLNRENFIKAWEQMGKQAIVIEK, from the coding sequence ATGAAAAAATTGTTATTCGTTATTATTATACTAATCATATCTTTTATAGGAGCAAATACAATTTTTGCAGGTAAATTTAACTGGCAGGATGTCGTTCAATTGAAAGAAGTGGTGCGAACAAAGTCTACGGATGTTGAACCACAAAAGGAGACTGAGCCACTAACAGCAAATAAAGAAGTCCTACAAGAAGAAGCAGAGCCAGTAAATGAAGTGAAATTAACCAATACAGAGCCAAGTATTCCGGATAATATCATGCTGGATGTACCATTGCTTAATCAAATGGACGCACCCAAGCTTTATAATGGGTGTGAGGTTACAAGTTTAGCGATGATTCTAAACTATCATGGGGTTAAAGTGACAAAAAATGATTTAGCTGAAAATATTAAAACAGTTCCGTTAACCTATAATAATGGGAAAAAGGGAAATCCAAATGCTGGCTTCGTGGGAAATATGGCAAAGGGTCCTGGACTGGGTGTTTACAACGGGCCCATATTAGAATTGGCTCAGAAATATGTGGGTGATCGTGCAGTGAACTTAACCAATCACCGATTCGAGGATATATTAAAAAAGGTCGGCCAAGGGCTACCCGTATGGATTATTACTACTTCAACCTTTGCGCCAGTCTCTGTTTTTCAAACGTGGGATACGCCACAGGGAAAAATTGATATTACGTTTAGTGAACATAGTGTTGCCATCACAGGCTATGATGAAACTCATATTTACGTAAATGACCCTTATGGAGTCAAAAATAGAAAATTGAACCGTGAAAACTTCATTAAAGCTTGGGAGCAAATGGGCAAGCAAGCGATTGTTATAGAGAAATAA
- a CDS encoding glutathionylspermidine synthase family protein, translating to MSSYAEKRKAFYSQIPSFWSNIYGSEYSLYHVLPISEQTVCRLKEATERMGAVFFKTARLLRSLSDEQLLQLGYPRSSLPFLRLKSLFPESVISRFDFAVTDHELKLLEFNSDTPTFIVECFHVNGKACSEFGMINPNEKEERLLSSGITKAVIEASQGKSSPNIVFTAHVDHIEDWQTTSYLSALCQVENKMVPLSALQITDDALLDPDGMPIDVLYRQTYPLEHLVEDRDPETGDLIGIELLQLVKAGKLSILNPVSSFLLQPKSIQSLIWGLAENGAFYTDDEQKWIKDYMLPTYLEADFFEGRSSFVKKPSLGREGDTVTIWDQQSQLTIQNDYQTYKEELPVYQAYVPLPTVSLETEKGVEELSYVFGAFLIAGKASSIGVRAGGKITGNESYFLPVGIRKAQAP from the coding sequence ATGTCATCTTATGCAGAAAAACGGAAAGCCTTTTATTCACAAATACCATCCTTCTGGTCCAATATATACGGAAGCGAATACAGTCTTTATCATGTTTTACCCATTAGTGAACAAACGGTCTGTCGCTTAAAGGAGGCAACTGAACGTATGGGGGCCGTTTTTTTCAAAACCGCACGCCTGCTTCGGAGCCTTTCAGACGAGCAACTACTTCAATTGGGTTACCCTAGATCAAGTCTTCCGTTTCTTAGATTAAAAAGCCTTTTTCCAGAATCGGTGATCTCCCGCTTTGATTTTGCCGTTACGGATCATGAACTCAAATTGCTTGAATTCAACAGCGATACTCCCACCTTTATCGTTGAATGTTTTCATGTGAATGGAAAAGCATGCAGTGAATTCGGCATGATTAATCCAAATGAAAAAGAAGAACGCCTCCTGTCATCCGGTATTACCAAAGCCGTGATAGAAGCTTCACAGGGAAAAAGTTCACCTAATATTGTGTTTACCGCTCATGTTGACCACATAGAGGATTGGCAGACCACAAGCTATTTAAGCGCACTCTGTCAGGTTGAAAATAAGATGGTTCCATTGTCCGCTCTTCAGATTACTGACGATGCTTTACTTGACCCCGATGGTATGCCTATTGATGTTTTATACCGACAAACCTACCCACTTGAACACTTAGTGGAGGACCGTGATCCTGAAACTGGAGATTTAATTGGAATCGAATTACTGCAGCTCGTGAAAGCTGGAAAGCTTTCTATTCTGAATCCTGTTTCATCCTTCCTTCTTCAACCCAAATCCATTCAGAGTTTAATTTGGGGATTAGCTGAGAACGGTGCCTTTTATACAGACGACGAGCAGAAGTGGATTAAGGACTATATGCTCCCAACGTATCTTGAAGCAGACTTTTTTGAAGGAAGAAGTTCCTTTGTAAAAAAACCATCCCTTGGCAGAGAAGGAGACACCGTTACGATTTGGGATCAACAATCTCAGTTGACGATTCAGAATGACTATCAAACGTATAAGGAAGAACTGCCAGTCTACCAAGCGTATGTGCCACTTCCCACTGTTTCATTGGAAACGGAAAAGGGAGTGGAAGAATTATCTTACGTTTTTGGCGCATTCCTTATTGCTGGAAAAGCAAGCAGCATAGGGGTCCGTGCTGGAGGGAAAATCACAGGGAACGAGTCGTATTTCTTGCCAGTTGGAATAAGAAAAGCGCAAGCGCCTTGA
- a CDS encoding HD domain-containing phosphohydrolase translates to MELKKGMVLKEDIYSLTGVLLLKKGTVLKDDHMHYLSRHKIQIQEYDQPKDLIGKKFGELNEVVYRSVYSSVQELQRSISGKSKLDDNEIQEMVDTFQELHEEFAIKDIGVLELMERFSEDEYLFKHSINVGLIASKIGRILKLSEKHQQFLASMGLFHDVGKFKIDPMILNKPSRLTDGEFNLIKQHPKLGYDLLSKTSLHPLILEGVLKHHERLNGTGYPNRLNGDSIPFFIRILSVADTFDAICSNRVYRSSMSIFYAVDELIKEVKQNRLDEAIVLPFTNSLMELAKGKKITLRNGKVGEILHIDFKYPNQPILEIQGFKPLNLQKENLTLNQVANM, encoded by the coding sequence ATGGAGTTAAAAAAGGGTATGGTATTAAAAGAGGATATTTATTCCTTAACGGGTGTATTGCTTTTAAAGAAGGGAACTGTATTAAAAGATGACCACATGCATTATTTGAGTCGACATAAGATTCAAATACAGGAGTACGACCAACCAAAGGATTTAATAGGAAAAAAATTTGGCGAACTAAATGAAGTAGTTTATAGAAGTGTTTATTCATCCGTCCAGGAGTTACAAAGAAGTATTAGTGGAAAATCAAAACTCGATGACAATGAGATTCAGGAAATGGTTGATACATTTCAAGAATTACATGAGGAGTTTGCCATAAAGGACATTGGGGTTTTAGAGTTAATGGAAAGATTCTCTGAGGATGAGTATTTATTTAAGCATTCCATTAATGTTGGTTTAATAGCTAGTAAAATAGGAAGAATACTAAAATTATCGGAAAAGCATCAACAATTCTTAGCCAGTATGGGTCTGTTTCATGATGTCGGGAAGTTTAAAATTGATCCAATGATTTTAAATAAGCCCTCTAGGTTAACAGATGGAGAATTTAATCTGATTAAACAACATCCAAAGCTCGGATACGATCTACTGTCGAAAACTTCTTTACATCCGCTCATCTTAGAAGGAGTTTTAAAGCACCATGAACGATTAAATGGTACCGGATATCCCAATCGTTTAAATGGAGACAGTATTCCTTTTTTTATCCGGATCCTCTCTGTAGCAGATACTTTTGATGCTATTTGTTCAAATCGGGTATATAGGAGTTCTATGTCAATCTTTTACGCAGTTGATGAATTAATTAAGGAAGTTAAACAGAATCGTCTTGATGAAGCGATTGTTTTACCATTTACTAATTCTTTAATGGAATTGGCCAAAGGAAAGAAAATTACCCTTCGAAATGGTAAAGTTGGTGAGATTCTACATATAGACTTTAAATATCCAAACCAGCCAATATTAGAAATACAAGGTTTCAAGCCTTTAAACCTTCAAAAAGAAAACTTAACATTGAACCAAGTTGCCAATATGTAA
- a CDS encoding threonine/serine exporter family protein, with translation MEILGQLITSFLATGAFGILFNAPKETLVKCGLIGMGGWLIYYLLERYSNDAIFATLAATIFIAVLSQELAKFYKTPVIIFSVAGLIPLVPGGLAYDAMRNFVENNYNAALGSAAKVLMLAGAIAFGLVFSEVINQVIRKINQSRI, from the coding sequence TTGGAAATTCTAGGTCAATTAATAACAAGTTTTTTAGCAACAGGAGCCTTTGGCATCCTTTTTAATGCACCAAAAGAGACTTTGGTTAAATGTGGGTTGATTGGAATGGGTGGCTGGTTAATTTACTATCTACTCGAGAGATATTCTAATGATGCCATTTTTGCTACATTAGCTGCCACGATTTTTATTGCGGTTCTGAGTCAGGAATTAGCTAAGTTTTACAAAACTCCAGTCATTATCTTTAGTGTGGCAGGGTTAATCCCTTTAGTACCAGGGGGTCTAGCCTATGATGCTATGCGGAACTTTGTGGAGAATAATTACAATGCAGCATTAGGCTCTGCAGCAAAAGTATTGATGCTGGCAGGAGCTATTGCCTTCGGCTTAGTTTTTTCTGAGGTAATTAATCAAGTCATTCGAAAAATTAATCAAAGCAGGATATGA
- a CDS encoding amidase family protein, with the protein MEGFDYKSYDGLGIADLIKKKEIQPKEVLTEAIHTIEKHNPQLNAVINRFYEKAEKEAENVDINGTFAGVPMLLKDIAQEVQGEKITSGSRALQTYRAKVDSEYVKQLRKTGALFVGQTNVPEFALMGITEPEYYGPTRNPWNLNHTPGGSSGGSAAAVASGMVPIAGANDGGGSIRIPGAYCGLFGIKPTRGRTPVGPTYARHWQGASVDHILSRTVRDSAAILDEIRIHEKYAAFYAPPFEGNYLQLVQEAPSSKWTIAFSVKSPLGNVIDNDCKEAVLKTAKLLESMGHQVVEVDVPVDGRKIAKSYLTMYFGEVAAGLAALEDVLGRKAKMADVESTTWMLGLVGKATSAEEFVLGIREWDKAAIQMEHFHETYDLLLTPTTASPPAKIGELEPSKSEKAALQFAGKLSLGRLMKKAGIVEQVAEKNLERTPFTQLANLTGQPAMTVPIHLTSDGLPVGVQFMAAKGREDFLFSLAGQLELTDDWVPVQSNPFYMKKE; encoded by the coding sequence ATGGAGGGTTTTGATTATAAAAGTTATGACGGGTTAGGAATAGCTGACTTGATTAAAAAGAAGGAAATTCAACCAAAAGAAGTGCTGACTGAAGCTATTCATACGATAGAAAAACATAATCCCCAATTAAATGCCGTTATTAATAGGTTTTATGAAAAGGCTGAAAAAGAAGCTGAGAATGTGGATATAAACGGTACATTTGCGGGAGTACCGATGCTTCTTAAAGATATTGCTCAAGAAGTGCAGGGTGAAAAAATAACCTCAGGTTCAAGGGCTTTGCAAACCTATCGAGCTAAAGTAGATTCAGAATATGTTAAACAACTAAGAAAAACAGGTGCGTTGTTTGTGGGGCAAACCAATGTACCAGAATTTGCTTTGATGGGGATTACTGAGCCCGAGTATTACGGCCCCACTCGGAATCCGTGGAATTTGAATCATACACCAGGTGGCTCTAGTGGAGGTTCGGCAGCAGCTGTGGCAAGTGGAATGGTCCCCATTGCAGGGGCTAATGATGGTGGTGGATCCATTCGTATACCAGGAGCCTATTGTGGATTGTTTGGAATAAAACCCACACGTGGGAGGACCCCGGTTGGTCCTACTTATGCAAGGCATTGGCAGGGAGCATCAGTAGACCATATTCTCTCAAGAACGGTGAGAGATAGCGCGGCAATCCTTGATGAGATTCGGATCCATGAGAAATATGCGGCTTTTTACGCTCCCCCATTTGAAGGTAACTATCTGCAACTGGTACAAGAAGCACCAAGTAGTAAATGGACCATCGCCTTTTCTGTAAAATCACCCCTTGGAAATGTGATTGACAATGATTGTAAAGAAGCAGTACTGAAAACAGCCAAGCTTTTAGAGTCGATGGGACATCAGGTGGTCGAAGTCGACGTACCGGTTGATGGTAGAAAAATAGCAAAGAGCTATTTGACCATGTACTTTGGAGAAGTGGCCGCTGGGCTAGCAGCCCTTGAAGACGTTCTTGGCAGGAAAGCGAAAATGGCGGATGTAGAATCGACAACATGGATGCTTGGATTAGTGGGAAAAGCGACATCAGCGGAGGAATTTGTTTTAGGTATTAGAGAATGGGATAAGGCTGCTATTCAAATGGAACATTTTCATGAGACATATGATTTGCTACTCACACCGACAACGGCTTCGCCACCCGCAAAGATTGGTGAACTTGAACCAAGTAAATCGGAAAAGGCGGCACTTCAGTTTGCAGGGAAGCTTTCCTTAGGAAGGTTGATGAAAAAAGCAGGCATCGTTGAACAAGTGGCAGAAAAAAATTTAGAAAGAACACCTTTTACACAACTTGCTAATTTAACTGGCCAGCCTGCTATGACCGTGCCCATTCATCTGACATCTGATGGACTACCGGTTGGGGTGCAATTCATGGCAGCCAAAGGTAGAGAGGATTTCCTTTTTTCACTGGCAGGTCAGTTGGAACTTACGGATGATTGGGTGCCTGTGCAAAGCAATCCATTTTATATGAAAAAAGAGTAG
- a CDS encoding sensor histidine kinase produces the protein MVELLPLMLERVGILIIVAFVLSRMKSFRQIIHNEHDISAKVVMIIIFGTFGVISNYTGVRIGHGTITSQEWLTNMDSESAIANTRIMGVTIGGLLGGPIVGIGVGLIAGLHRLTLGGFTATACAISTISAGVVTGFLSKRFNVQEGLSPWKAVMIGITMEFAQMGVILLLAKPYEEALHLVEVIAFPMIAINGFGTLLFVLIIQEILQEQERTRALQTHKALYIANQTLPFFRQGLNVDSCTKAAEIILNWTNADAISITDQSYVLAHVGAASDHHIPLGNMATELTKKVLEQGNIRIAKTANEIQCFNPSCPLEAAIVLPLQVHTKTVGTLKLYFTDSRKLDRVEQELAEGLGKLFSVQLEMAELEVQRRLLKDAEIKALQAQVHPHFLFNAINTISSLIRTDTDKARSLLIKLSTFFRSNLQGARQMLIPLDKELEHVEAYLSIEQARFPDRYSVELEIDEALKKILIPPFTLQPLVENAIRYAFPKAKNGTVKVRAFQEGDLMVLLTEDNGKGIPPERLGTLGNQTIDSVKGTGTALWNIKKRIEEIYGHTASFQIESKLDGGTKVWIKLPLTQQKWGEDVVTSVYR, from the coding sequence ATGGTTGAATTATTACCTCTCATGCTGGAACGTGTAGGGATTTTAATTATTGTTGCTTTCGTCCTCTCGAGGATGAAGTCATTTCGTCAAATTATTCATAATGAACATGACATTTCTGCAAAGGTTGTTATGATTATCATATTTGGAACTTTTGGGGTTATTAGTAACTATACGGGTGTAAGAATTGGACATGGGACCATTACATCCCAAGAATGGCTTACTAATATGGATAGTGAAAGTGCCATTGCGAATACAAGAATCATGGGTGTCACGATTGGCGGCTTATTAGGTGGTCCTATCGTTGGGATTGGAGTGGGCTTAATTGCCGGTTTGCATCGGTTAACTTTAGGTGGCTTTACTGCTACCGCTTGTGCCATTTCTACTATTTCCGCAGGAGTTGTTACCGGATTTTTAAGTAAACGCTTTAATGTTCAAGAAGGATTATCACCATGGAAAGCAGTTATGATTGGTATAACCATGGAATTTGCTCAAATGGGGGTCATTCTTCTACTGGCAAAACCTTATGAGGAAGCACTCCATCTTGTGGAGGTTATAGCTTTTCCTATGATTGCTATCAATGGATTTGGAACACTTCTGTTTGTGTTAATTATTCAGGAAATCCTTCAAGAACAGGAGCGTACGCGCGCTCTTCAAACGCACAAGGCATTATACATTGCCAATCAGACGCTTCCGTTTTTTCGGCAAGGTTTAAATGTAGATTCCTGCACTAAAGCGGCAGAAATTATATTAAATTGGACAAACGCTGATGCCATTTCCATTACGGATCAGTCTTATGTACTTGCCCATGTAGGGGCTGCTTCCGATCACCATATCCCATTGGGAAATATGGCGACAGAATTAACGAAAAAGGTACTTGAACAAGGAAACATAAGGATTGCAAAAACTGCTAATGAAATTCAATGCTTTAATCCGAGCTGTCCTTTGGAAGCGGCTATCGTATTACCCCTTCAGGTCCACACGAAAACAGTAGGGACATTAAAGCTGTATTTCACTGATTCGAGGAAGCTTGATCGGGTAGAGCAAGAGCTAGCCGAAGGTCTAGGGAAACTTTTCTCTGTTCAATTAGAAATGGCAGAGTTAGAAGTACAAAGAAGACTATTAAAGGATGCAGAGATTAAAGCTTTACAAGCACAGGTTCATCCTCATTTCCTGTTTAATGCAATCAATACGATTTCTAGTCTTATTCGAACGGACACAGATAAAGCTAGAAGTCTATTAATTAAACTAAGTACCTTTTTCCGTAGCAATCTCCAAGGAGCTCGGCAGATGTTAATTCCACTTGATAAAGAATTGGAGCATGTGGAGGCATATTTATCCATTGAGCAGGCTCGTTTTCCAGATCGCTACAGTGTTGAGCTAGAAATTGATGAAGCCTTAAAAAAAATCCTTATCCCTCCTTTTACACTGCAACCGCTTGTTGAAAACGCCATACGTTATGCGTTTCCAAAAGCAAAAAATGGTACAGTAAAGGTTAGGGCTTTTCAAGAAGGTGACTTGATGGTTCTCTTAACTGAAGATAATGGAAAGGGAATTCCACCTGAAAGGTTAGGGACACTTGGTAACCAAACGATTGATTCAGTAAAAGGCACAGGAACCGCACTTTGGAATATAAAAAAACGAATAGAAGAAATTTATGGGCATACGGCATCTTTTCAAATTGAAAGTAAACTAGACGGTGGGACAAAGGTATGGATTAAGCTGCCATTAACGCAGCAGAAGTGGGGTGAGGATGTTGTTACGAGCGTTTATCGTTGA
- a CDS encoding ATP-binding protein — protein MLAEKLLLNVLITIAPVLLSSTLMDNNRKFKSPYLCGFLQSIAAITCMLFSYANYGFHWDLRYVPLVVAILYGGPVAGGIVLSSIIGTRLILGGGTMVFGLTNSVLTALIPFLFYKRFWRYSPNKRVVLTMLVGFWSLTLCFLSLSIFRYLEGNFFKLDFNIPDLLLVGLIQTLALGLAAKLNEGIVERNKMKKEIQRAEKLNTLGELAASIAHEVRNPLTVVKGFLQLMQQEESGKNYQYLSLVLNELARAELIINDYLNFAKPQFEKIEEFSLKEVLAEVVVLMEPLAAKQGVQLESELESITFTLVTDRNQFKQALVNLIKNGIEATSEGGKVTVHSKSDNHHAMVKIADTGKGMTEEQLARIGTLFYTTKDKGTGLGTSVSLKIIETMHGKVSYHSVLGVGTEVTMMLPIGKKQQFLSKETAS, from the coding sequence ATGCTGGCAGAAAAACTCCTTTTGAATGTATTAATTACGATCGCACCAGTCCTACTATCCAGTACTCTAATGGATAATAACCGAAAATTTAAATCTCCCTATTTATGTGGTTTCTTACAAAGTATTGCCGCAATAACCTGTATGCTTTTCTCGTATGCAAACTATGGCTTTCATTGGGACCTTCGCTATGTTCCGCTTGTAGTAGCAATACTTTATGGGGGCCCTGTGGCGGGAGGAATCGTATTATCTAGTATTATTGGAACTCGCTTGATTTTGGGCGGCGGTACCATGGTTTTTGGACTTACCAATTCGGTCTTAACGGCTCTAATTCCATTTCTCTTTTATAAACGTTTTTGGAGGTACTCTCCAAATAAGAGAGTGGTACTTACTATGCTTGTGGGTTTTTGGTCATTGACCCTTTGTTTTCTTTCTCTTAGTATATTTCGCTATTTAGAGGGTAATTTTTTTAAACTGGATTTTAATATTCCTGACCTTCTGCTCGTTGGACTAATTCAAACATTAGCACTTGGTCTCGCGGCTAAGCTGAATGAGGGAATAGTCGAAAGGAATAAGATGAAAAAGGAGATTCAGCGGGCCGAAAAGTTAAATACGCTAGGTGAACTGGCGGCTTCTATTGCTCACGAGGTTCGGAATCCTTTAACGGTTGTAAAAGGATTTTTGCAATTAATGCAGCAAGAAGAATCAGGGAAAAATTATCAGTATCTTTCTCTAGTCTTAAATGAGTTAGCACGCGCAGAGTTGATTATTAATGATTATTTAAATTTCGCCAAGCCTCAATTTGAGAAAATAGAAGAGTTTTCGTTAAAAGAAGTGCTAGCAGAAGTGGTGGTTCTCATGGAACCACTTGCCGCAAAGCAAGGAGTGCAGCTTGAAAGTGAATTGGAGTCTATTACTTTCACTCTTGTGACTGATCGAAATCAATTTAAGCAAGCACTAGTTAATCTAATAAAGAACGGGATTGAAGCAACTTCAGAAGGTGGAAAAGTAACGGTTCATTCCAAATCAGACAATCACCATGCAATGGTAAAGATTGCTGATACAGGTAAAGGAATGACGGAAGAGCAACTCGCGAGGATTGGGACCTTGTTTTATACGACAAAGGACAAGGGGACCGGACTTGGTACTTCCGTTTCTTTAAAAATAATTGAAACTATGCACGGAAAAGTCTCCTATCACAGTGTACTGGGAGTAGGCACAGAGGTAACGATGATGCTGCCAATTGGAAAAAAACAACAGTTTTTATCTAAAGAAACCGCTAGCTAG
- a CDS encoding ion channel — MLFFRKLFITATKYRYRTLILVTTFYILINAAVMRMLEPKTFENTFHAVWWILTTMTTVGYGDVYPTTQLGRIWAMVIVYTAGIGLFGVLIGVIVDAVSQYKQMKEEGRMTFRGTNHYVIIGWTAKSKNTINELFLGDSKTEIVLIDELEKTPYEHERFLYIQGSPTDEETLRRAGIEKSKAVLLFAVDGIDNPDLADGKTLLVASSIERYDEGTESNIYTIAEILNEKHVGNFKHVKIDEFILSHESVSNLMAKSAQTKGASHLFTQLLSRKDGDGGSDLWEVKVRAEWLTYGMAYDFLKEKGAQLIADRDDLQILKKWNEPIPRDARLFVICDKVTFQKL; from the coding sequence ATGCTATTTTTTAGAAAGCTGTTTATAACTGCGACCAAGTATCGGTACAGAACGCTAATTCTCGTTACTACATTTTATATTTTGATAAATGCAGCAGTTATGAGAATGCTCGAACCCAAAACATTTGAAAACACCTTTCACGCAGTTTGGTGGATTCTGACGACAATGACGACTGTTGGCTACGGAGATGTTTATCCAACGACACAGCTCGGAAGAATATGGGCGATGGTAATCGTATATACGGCTGGAATCGGACTTTTCGGTGTATTAATTGGAGTGATTGTTGATGCTGTTTCCCAGTACAAACAAATGAAGGAGGAAGGAAGAATGACATTTAGAGGAACGAACCATTATGTCATTATTGGCTGGACGGCTAAGAGTAAAAATACCATTAATGAACTTTTTCTCGGCGATTCCAAAACGGAAATCGTTCTAATAGATGAATTAGAAAAAACACCCTATGAACATGAGCGGTTTCTATATATCCAGGGAAGTCCAACCGATGAAGAAACGCTAAGAAGAGCAGGGATTGAAAAATCGAAAGCGGTATTATTGTTTGCAGTTGATGGGATTGATAACCCAGACCTAGCAGATGGAAAAACACTTTTAGTGGCTTCTTCTATTGAGCGTTATGACGAAGGCACAGAAAGTAATATCTATACGATTGCTGAAATATTAAACGAAAAGCATGTCGGTAATTTTAAACATGTGAAAATCGATGAGTTCATTCTTTCTCACGAATCTGTATCTAATCTGATGGCGAAATCGGCACAAACAAAAGGCGCAAGCCATCTCTTTACCCAACTTTTAAGCCGTAAGGACGGGGACGGGGGAAGTGATTTATGGGAAGTGAAAGTAAGAGCGGAATGGTTAACCTACGGAATGGCTTATGATTTTCTAAAAGAAAAAGGGGCACAGTTGATAGCCGACCGTGATGATTTACAAATACTCAAAAAATGGAATGAACCAATTCCTAGGGATGCAAGGTTATTTGTGATCTGTGATAAAGTAACATTTCAAAAACTATAA